A genome region from Phaeobacter sp. A36a-5a includes the following:
- a CDS encoding error-prone DNA polymerase — MIEVNHKHRQVEVFQKDLPDRRLQKQDYAELCVTTNFTFLTGASHPEELVARAAELGLSALAITDHNSLAGVVRAWSALKELTRETQDALKIRSHQRIDSSSRQEVGHASAIPKPIAPVLPKLIVGCRLILQDSAVDWLALPCNRTAYSKLARLLTLGKRRAEKGKCILYTEDVINACQAMILIALPKGSLNDAVLDIQRMGRQFPHHVFLGAAPRYDGSDQAYLAACAQTAQKTCAPMVAIGDVLMHRANRRQLADVLTCMRENITIDEIGTRALPNGERRLKAGADMARIFRDHPAALRRTLEIANRCNFDLGELSYEYPHEEADGETAQARLERLVQEGLKRRYPDGPPDRAIQLMEKELSVVKELEFSAYFLTVHDIVQFAKSKGILCQGRGSAANSILCYLLGITDVSPDMIAMVFERFVSKHRGEPPDIDVDFEHERREEIIQWIYQKYGRHRAGLCATVIHFRTRAAIREVGKVMGLSQDVTAGLSGQIWGMSNGNVDLDRIRELGLNLEDRRLMQTIQRIGEIIGFPRHLSQHVGGFVITSGRLDELAPIENAAMEDRTVICWDKDDIDALRILKVDVLGLGMLTCIKKAFALMQQHENITHSIATVPQKDEATYDMLCAADAVGVFQVESRAQMNFLPRMRPRKFYDLVIEVAIVRPGPIQGDMVKPYIRRRNGLENPDPFGPALEQVTKRTMGVPLFQEQALQIAVVGAGFSAEEADHLRRSLASFRRMGTIGKYRDKFIAGMLRNGYSQDIAERCFGQIEGFADYGFPESHAAAFAMLAYVSAWLKCHHPAIFACALLNSQPMGFYAPAQIIRDLRDHGIEVRPICVNCSEWDNTLERRPDGTLALRLGFRQIKGFKEDDAGWIIAARGNGYIDPEHLWLRAGLAPAALERLAEADAFSSMGVPRREALWQVKSIRTPAQLPLFNDQFDGEAITEPDVMLPRMHLGEEVVEDYVSMRLSLRAHPMELLRPALPGLICHDQLITAPLQPVCVCGLVITRQRPGTASGVIFLTLEDETGVCNVVVWNRIYERFRRTVMGGRLLRVTGYLQREGAVVHVIAQNIEDESARLSELGHPLDSAIQSEGPRADDTPKRTRYPARAMHPRDQAKRLFPSRDFH; from the coding sequence ATGATTGAGGTCAACCACAAGCATCGGCAGGTTGAGGTGTTTCAGAAAGATCTGCCGGATCGACGACTGCAAAAGCAAGATTATGCCGAACTGTGTGTCACCACAAATTTCACCTTCCTGACCGGGGCCTCCCATCCCGAAGAACTGGTTGCGCGAGCTGCCGAATTGGGACTGTCAGCGCTGGCAATAACAGATCACAACTCGCTTGCGGGGGTTGTCCGGGCCTGGAGTGCGCTAAAGGAGCTGACACGGGAAACACAGGATGCCTTGAAAATCCGGTCCCACCAGCGGATCGATTCCTCCTCTCGGCAAGAGGTAGGCCACGCATCTGCCATTCCCAAGCCGATAGCACCGGTCCTTCCCAAGTTGATTGTCGGATGCCGTCTCATCTTGCAGGACAGCGCAGTGGATTGGCTGGCCCTACCATGCAACCGAACCGCCTATAGTAAGTTGGCAAGATTGCTCACCCTCGGGAAACGGCGTGCGGAAAAAGGTAAATGTATTCTCTACACTGAAGACGTCATCAATGCCTGCCAGGCCATGATCCTGATCGCCTTGCCAAAGGGATCATTGAACGATGCTGTCCTGGATATTCAACGAATGGGGCGGCAGTTTCCGCACCATGTCTTCTTGGGGGCCGCGCCGCGCTATGATGGAAGCGATCAGGCTTATCTCGCGGCCTGCGCCCAGACAGCGCAAAAAACATGCGCTCCAATGGTGGCGATCGGAGATGTCCTGATGCACCGTGCCAATCGCAGGCAGCTTGCTGATGTTTTGACCTGCATGCGCGAGAATATCACCATCGATGAGATCGGCACCCGCGCCTTGCCAAATGGAGAACGTCGGCTCAAAGCGGGCGCCGATATGGCACGTATATTTCGTGATCACCCTGCAGCGCTCCGCCGCACGTTGGAGATTGCCAATAGATGTAATTTTGATCTGGGTGAACTCTCCTATGAATACCCACATGAAGAGGCGGACGGTGAAACAGCACAGGCCCGTTTGGAACGCCTGGTTCAGGAAGGCTTGAAACGTCGCTACCCAGATGGTCCTCCGGACAGGGCAATTCAGCTGATGGAGAAAGAGCTTTCTGTTGTCAAAGAACTGGAGTTTTCAGCCTATTTTCTGACCGTTCATGACATCGTGCAATTTGCCAAATCCAAGGGGATCCTCTGCCAGGGACGCGGGTCTGCTGCCAATTCAATCCTTTGCTATCTCTTGGGCATTACGGATGTCAGCCCCGATATGATTGCGATGGTTTTTGAGCGTTTCGTGTCAAAGCATCGGGGAGAGCCACCGGATATCGACGTTGATTTCGAACACGAACGGCGTGAAGAAATCATCCAGTGGATTTACCAGAAATACGGTCGCCATCGTGCTGGACTTTGCGCAACCGTCATCCACTTTCGCACGCGCGCTGCCATTCGCGAGGTCGGCAAGGTTATGGGCCTCAGCCAGGATGTAACTGCAGGCCTGTCCGGACAGATCTGGGGCATGAGCAATGGCAATGTGGATCTGGATCGCATTCGTGAACTTGGGCTCAATCTAGAAGACCGCCGCCTGATGCAGACGATACAACGGATCGGCGAGATCATCGGCTTTCCACGTCATCTTTCTCAACATGTGGGCGGGTTTGTCATCACCAGTGGACGGCTGGACGAACTTGCCCCGATTGAGAATGCCGCAATGGAAGATCGTACCGTCATCTGCTGGGACAAGGATGATATTGATGCCCTGCGCATTCTGAAAGTAGATGTGCTGGGATTGGGTATGCTCACCTGCATTAAAAAAGCCTTTGCCTTGATGCAGCAACACGAGAACATAACGCACAGCATCGCAACCGTACCCCAAAAAGATGAGGCGACCTACGATATGCTCTGTGCCGCAGATGCGGTGGGGGTCTTTCAGGTAGAAAGCCGGGCACAGATGAATTTCCTGCCCCGGATGCGGCCCCGCAAATTCTACGATCTGGTTATCGAAGTCGCGATCGTCCGCCCGGGTCCGATACAGGGAGATATGGTGAAACCTTATATTCGCAGGCGAAACGGTTTGGAAAACCCGGATCCCTTCGGACCTGCTCTGGAACAGGTAACCAAGCGCACAATGGGCGTGCCTCTGTTTCAGGAGCAGGCTTTGCAGATCGCTGTTGTCGGTGCGGGTTTTTCTGCAGAAGAAGCTGACCACCTGCGCCGTTCTCTTGCCTCCTTTAGGCGCATGGGAACAATTGGAAAGTATCGCGACAAATTCATCGCTGGAATGCTGAGGAACGGCTATAGCCAAGACATTGCCGAACGGTGCTTCGGACAGATAGAAGGCTTTGCGGACTATGGATTTCCCGAAAGCCACGCTGCAGCCTTTGCCATGCTGGCCTATGTCTCAGCTTGGCTGAAATGTCACCACCCGGCAATTTTTGCCTGTGCCTTGCTCAATTCTCAGCCGATGGGCTTTTATGCTCCAGCACAGATCATCCGGGATCTACGTGATCATGGTATCGAAGTCCGGCCGATCTGTGTAAACTGCTCCGAATGGGACAACACGCTTGAACGCCGCCCGGATGGAACATTGGCCCTGCGTCTAGGGTTTCGTCAGATCAAAGGTTTCAAGGAAGACGACGCAGGCTGGATCATTGCTGCGCGCGGAAACGGGTATATAGATCCTGAGCACCTCTGGCTGCGCGCGGGGCTTGCCCCTGCAGCCCTGGAGCGTCTGGCTGAGGCGGATGCCTTCTCGTCTATGGGTGTCCCGCGCCGAGAGGCGCTCTGGCAAGTAAAATCAATCCGAACTCCTGCACAGCTTCCGCTGTTCAACGATCAGTTCGACGGAGAAGCCATCACCGAGCCGGACGTCATGCTGCCGCGGATGCATCTGGGGGAAGAAGTCGTCGAAGACTATGTCTCAATGCGCCTGAGCTTACGCGCGCATCCGATGGAACTTCTGCGTCCGGCTCTACCCGGCCTGATCTGCCACGACCAGCTGATAACCGCGCCATTACAGCCAGTCTGCGTATGCGGCCTGGTCATTACGAGGCAACGACCGGGCACCGCTTCAGGCGTGATATTTCTGACCCTTGAGGATGAGACCGGCGTTTGCAATGTGGTGGTTTGGAACAGGATATACGAACGTTTTCGCCGCACTGTCATGGGGGGGAGATTGTTGCGCGTAACAGGCTACCTTCAACGAGAAGGTGCTGTGGTGCATGTCATCGCCCAGAATATCGAGGACGAATCTGCGAGGCTATCGGAGCTAGGCCACCCGCTAGACAGTGCAATTCAATCCGAGGGGCCACGTGCGGACGACACCCCGAAACGCACCCGCTATCCAGCCCGCGCAATGCATCCAAGGGATCAAGCCAAGAGGCTCTTTCCAAGCCGGGACTTTCATTGA
- a CDS encoding Y-family DNA polymerase — protein MFDGIARRVVSIWFHRLASDRFLRQYPLSGPFALTIKHSNANRLYCLNTEAAQQGLHQGMSHSDARAFCPKLQTAPADLYRDQQFLLTLRRWATRYCPWVGLEGRDGLVLDISGSSHLFGGEDNMLSDIRTGLTRAGLSAQIGLADTRGAAWALAHFGEGQAAPGAMLPALKDLPVAALRLDVKTTTALIRLGLRKIGDLATTPRAPLTRRFGPNVVMRLDQALGQQVEEITPLAAPPHYGVRMTLPEPIGLIDDVMAGTKRLLTRLCATLKTHEMGARVFVVTLRRVDQGHQEVELRLARPLRDPLRILPLFEKGLSEIDAGFGIDQLRLEATQTEALPAQQMTHVATDSDDRLDDLITRLGTRIGLENIQRFLPADSHIPERSFITSPAAYSTAASGWVCRNPRPLCLFHPEPIAGGGSYPPTHFRWRRMSLTTGRATGPERITPEWWFDDDNWRSGLRDYWRVETTQGRRLWLFYTPQNPGWYVQGEFA, from the coding sequence ATGTTCGATGGAATCGCACGTCGCGTCGTGTCGATATGGTTTCACCGGTTAGCGAGTGACCGGTTTCTTCGGCAGTACCCGCTGTCCGGCCCTTTTGCGCTGACCATCAAACACAGCAATGCAAATCGGCTGTATTGCCTCAATACGGAAGCCGCGCAGCAAGGCTTGCACCAGGGTATGTCCCACTCAGACGCCCGCGCATTTTGTCCAAAACTACAAACAGCCCCTGCGGATCTCTACCGGGATCAGCAATTCTTGCTGACCCTGCGCCGATGGGCCACCCGGTATTGCCCTTGGGTAGGGTTAGAAGGCCGGGACGGCCTGGTTCTTGATATCAGTGGCTCTTCTCACCTTTTTGGAGGAGAGGACAATATGTTGAGTGATATCCGCACAGGTCTGACACGGGCGGGCCTATCGGCACAGATCGGACTGGCCGACACACGCGGAGCAGCCTGGGCGCTGGCACATTTCGGCGAGGGACAGGCTGCACCAGGGGCTATGTTGCCAGCTCTTAAGGACCTTCCCGTTGCCGCTCTGCGGCTGGATGTGAAGACAACAACCGCTCTGATCAGATTGGGGCTGCGCAAAATCGGGGATCTTGCGACAACGCCCCGTGCCCCGCTGACACGCCGTTTTGGACCAAACGTAGTGATGAGGCTGGATCAGGCCTTAGGGCAGCAAGTTGAAGAAATCACACCTTTGGCCGCGCCGCCCCATTACGGTGTCCGCATGACATTGCCAGAGCCTATCGGCCTGATAGATGATGTCATGGCTGGCACGAAAAGACTGCTGACACGACTCTGTGCAACCTTGAAAACCCATGAGATGGGCGCCCGTGTGTTTGTCGTAACACTGCGGCGAGTGGATCAGGGACACCAAGAAGTGGAATTGCGTCTGGCCCGCCCCTTGCGCGATCCACTCCGGATTCTCCCCCTGTTCGAAAAGGGACTGTCTGAAATTGACGCTGGCTTTGGCATAGATCAGCTGCGTCTCGAAGCGACACAGACCGAGGCTCTGCCCGCGCAGCAGATGACTCACGTTGCCACTGACAGCGACGACCGGCTGGACGATCTGATTACGCGGCTCGGGACACGGATCGGTCTTGAAAACATTCAGCGTTTTCTTCCCGCCGACAGCCATATTCCGGAACGTAGCTTCATTACATCACCTGCGGCCTATTCAACCGCTGCCAGCGGTTGGGTTTGCAGGAACCCACGCCCACTCTGCCTGTTTCACCCAGAACCAATTGCAGGGGGCGGATCTTATCCGCCGACCCATTTCCGCTGGCGACGCATGTCATTGACCACAGGCAGGGCCACCGGACCGGAGCGCATCACCCCCGAATGGTGGTTTGATGACGACAACTGGCGTTCTGGCTTGCGTGATTATTGGCGGGTGGAAACCACGCAGGGGCGACGGCTCTGGCTGTTTTATACGCCTCAAAACCCCGGCTGGTACGTGCAGGGGGAATTCGCATGA
- a CDS encoding cryptochrome/photolyase family protein translates to MTNNVTPQDSNDRGRIILILGDQLSHDLSSLQQGDRQKDRLLMAEVTEEASYVPHHKKKLAFVFSAMRHFADELSADGWALRYIRLEDPDNSGSLIGELERALEQTPATEVLITEPGEYRLKEALTNWSGPAKLTMLEDSRFLASHEMFRNWVEGRKQLRMEYFYREMRRKTGLLMQGDDPEGGKWNYDSENRKPAQNDMFMPKPVHTDPDKITQGVLALVEQRFSSNFGQLTPFWFAVTRKEALAALDHFVDEALPLFGDYQDAMLTGEPFLYHSVLAQYINIGLLGPLEVCLRAERAYYEGRAPLNAVEGFIRQIIGWREYMRGIYWLNMPGYTSMNFLGATRDLPEFYWSGRTDMACMAAAISQTRDEAYAHHIQRLMVTGNFAMLAGVDPHQVHEWYLAVYADAYEWVEAPNVIGMRQFADGGFLGSKPYAASGNYINKMSDYCANCAYDVKQKTGPKACPFTPLYWDFLIRNREKLSRNPRLMQPYRTWDRMSSDKQEAYLSSARKVLNSL, encoded by the coding sequence ATGACCAATAATGTGACACCTCAGGACAGCAATGACCGCGGCAGGATTATTCTGATCCTGGGTGATCAGCTGTCGCATGATCTTTCGTCTCTGCAGCAGGGTGACCGACAGAAAGACCGCCTCCTGATGGCTGAAGTTACGGAGGAAGCCAGTTATGTCCCGCACCACAAAAAGAAACTCGCCTTTGTCTTTTCCGCCATGCGGCACTTCGCGGATGAGCTGTCCGCCGACGGTTGGGCCCTGCGGTACATACGACTTGAGGACCCCGACAATTCAGGCAGCTTGATTGGCGAGCTGGAGCGTGCGTTGGAGCAGACCCCGGCAACAGAGGTTCTCATCACCGAGCCGGGAGAATATCGCCTCAAAGAGGCGCTGACCAACTGGTCTGGACCGGCAAAGCTGACCATGCTTGAGGACAGCCGCTTTCTCGCCAGTCATGAGATGTTCCGCAACTGGGTGGAGGGGCGCAAACAACTCCGCATGGAGTATTTCTATCGCGAAATGCGTCGCAAAACCGGCTTATTGATGCAGGGTGATGACCCTGAGGGTGGCAAATGGAACTATGATTCTGAGAACCGCAAACCGGCCCAGAACGACATGTTCATGCCCAAGCCTGTTCACACCGATCCGGACAAAATCACGCAAGGCGTACTCGCGCTGGTGGAGCAGCGGTTTTCCAGCAATTTCGGACAGCTAACCCCCTTCTGGTTCGCAGTCACCCGCAAGGAAGCCCTGGCGGCGCTAGATCATTTTGTAGATGAGGCGCTGCCACTATTTGGCGATTATCAGGATGCCATGCTGACAGGAGAGCCGTTTCTCTACCACTCCGTTCTGGCGCAATACATCAATATTGGCCTGCTTGGCCCTTTAGAAGTCTGCCTCCGCGCCGAACGTGCCTATTATGAGGGGCGCGCTCCTCTCAATGCGGTCGAAGGGTTTATTCGTCAGATTATCGGCTGGCGCGAGTATATGCGCGGTATCTACTGGCTGAACATGCCGGGCTACACCTCAATGAATTTCCTGGGGGCAACACGGGACCTGCCAGAGTTCTACTGGAGTGGCCGAACCGACATGGCCTGTATGGCCGCAGCCATCAGTCAGACCCGTGACGAGGCCTATGCACATCATATTCAGCGGCTGATGGTCACCGGCAATTTCGCCATGCTGGCTGGAGTGGACCCGCACCAGGTCCACGAATGGTATCTGGCGGTCTACGCAGATGCCTATGAATGGGTTGAAGCGCCAAATGTCATCGGCATGAGACAGTTTGCAGATGGCGGTTTCCTAGGGTCCAAGCCCTATGCCGCCAGTGGAAATTACATCAACAAAATGTCGGATTACTGTGCGAATTGCGCCTATGACGTGAAACAAAAAACAGGGCCCAAGGCTTGCCCGTTTACACCGCTGTACTGGGATTTTCTGATCCGAAACCGTGAAAAACTGTCAAGAAACCCGCGTTTGATGCAGCCCTATCGGACCTGGGACAGAATGTCTTCAGACAAACAGGAGGCCTATCTCAGCAGTGCAAGAAAGGTTCTGAACAGTCTCTAA
- a CDS encoding ribonuclease E/G: MKGRTIVLDHIDGREAAALMVDGQLEDLLIDSDAPTPGTIYRARADRPVKGQGGMFLTTPDGPAFLRQVKGLAPGQELLVQLTGYAEAGKALPVSQKLLFKSRYAIVTPEAPGLNISRSIRDEDERDRLLEIAHDAMGDHGYGLILRSACHGADGEEIEEDILAMVALASQVMEDSGSGPEVLAEGDTPHLLAWRDWTDPADIERDPGGFERLGVLDALETVQGIREPLSGGAFLFIEQTRALIAVDVNTGSDTSLAAGVKANMACAKSLARALRLRGLGGQIVIDPAPMPKKDRRAFETALRASFRNDSEDTVLVGWTTLGHFELQRKRGRIPLAEVLA; this comes from the coding sequence ATGAAGGGACGGACAATTGTGCTCGACCATATCGATGGTCGCGAGGCCGCGGCGCTCATGGTAGATGGCCAGCTTGAGGATCTGCTGATTGACAGCGACGCACCGACACCGGGCACGATTTACCGGGCCCGAGCAGATCGCCCCGTCAAGGGGCAGGGCGGAATGTTCCTGACCACACCGGACGGGCCTGCTTTTTTGCGTCAGGTCAAGGGGTTGGCGCCCGGTCAGGAGTTGCTGGTGCAGCTGACAGGATACGCCGAAGCTGGCAAGGCCTTGCCAGTCTCCCAAAAACTCCTGTTCAAGAGCCGCTACGCGATCGTCACGCCTGAGGCTCCTGGCCTTAATATTTCCCGCTCGATCCGCGACGAGGATGAGCGGGACCGCCTTTTGGAAATCGCCCACGATGCGATGGGGGATCACGGCTATGGCCTGATCCTGCGCTCCGCCTGTCATGGCGCTGACGGGGAGGAGATTGAAGAAGATATCCTCGCCATGGTGGCGCTGGCCTCCCAGGTCATGGAGGATTCCGGTAGCGGACCAGAAGTATTGGCGGAGGGGGACACCCCGCATCTTCTTGCATGGCGTGACTGGACCGATCCGGCAGATATCGAGCGCGATCCCGGTGGATTTGAACGTCTTGGCGTATTGGATGCACTGGAAACGGTTCAGGGCATTCGCGAACCTCTCAGCGGGGGTGCCTTTCTTTTTATCGAACAGACCCGCGCGCTAATCGCTGTCGACGTAAACACTGGCAGCGACACATCGCTTGCAGCTGGCGTGAAAGCCAATATGGCCTGCGCAAAATCCCTGGCCCGGGCGCTGCGGTTGCGCGGTCTCGGCGGGCAGATCGTGATCGATCCGGCTCCTATGCCCAAGAAAGATCGTCGCGCTTTTGAAACCGCGTTGCGGGCCAGTTTTCGCAATGACAGCGAAGACACCGTTCTGGTTGGCTGGACCACGCTTGGCCACTTTGAACTGCAACGTAAGCGAGGCCGTATTCCGCTGGCGGAGGTGCTTGCATGA
- a CDS encoding DNA gyrase inhibitor YacG has product MSCPICDGETSSDYRPFCSRRCADIDLAKWFNGAYATPSADPEDIENALEEVEKHRETKH; this is encoded by the coding sequence ATGAGCTGCCCGATCTGTGACGGAGAAACCTCCAGCGATTATCGCCCCTTCTGTTCACGCCGCTGCGCGGATATTGACCTTGCGAAGTGGTTCAACGGCGCCTATGCGACCCCGAGCGCGGACCCGGAAGATATTGAAAACGCTTTGGAAGAAGTCGAAAAACACCGAGAAACCAAACATTAG
- the hemN gene encoding oxygen-independent coproporphyrinogen III oxidase: MKQIDRLRELGLFDNRVPRYTSYPTAPVFSAAVDSAFQSHALSALDPAEPVSVYIHVPFCERLCWFCACRTQGTQTLSPVESYIATVEKELSLLAERLPKGLQMGRLHWGGGTPTILPPALIHRLAQAVKSAIPPTDDCEFSVEIDPTMVDGDKIAALAEEGMNRASIGIQDFDPEVQAAIGRIQPYDVTAACVAELRAAGIRSLNTDLVYGLPHQDATRIADTVDKVLTLAPDRVALFGYAHVPWVAKRQKLIDDTALPGDEARYHLAELAAEAFRSAGFANIGIDHFARPQDRLNLASENGGLRRNFQGYTDDRCPTLIGVGASSISRFEGGYVQNAAATAAYVQRIEAGELAGARGHQLTQIDKVRARAIEMLMCDFLLDLTELRQRYGPICQQLTADLEEVTATYGELVTWADDALRIKPEGRALTRIIASAFDAHKPEGVRYSQAS, encoded by the coding sequence ATGAAACAGATTGATCGCCTTCGCGAGCTGGGACTTTTTGACAACCGCGTTCCCCGCTATACCTCCTACCCCACAGCGCCGGTATTCAGCGCAGCCGTCGATAGCGCTTTTCAGAGCCATGCACTGTCGGCGCTGGACCCGGCGGAACCTGTGTCAGTCTATATACACGTGCCCTTTTGCGAACGCTTGTGCTGGTTTTGTGCGTGCCGAACCCAGGGCACTCAGACACTCAGCCCGGTCGAAAGCTATATCGCCACCGTCGAAAAAGAACTGTCCCTTCTCGCCGAGCGACTTCCCAAAGGGTTGCAGATGGGCCGCCTGCATTGGGGAGGCGGCACTCCGACCATTCTGCCGCCAGCGCTGATACACCGGCTGGCGCAAGCGGTGAAATCTGCCATACCACCGACAGATGATTGCGAGTTTTCAGTCGAGATCGACCCGACAATGGTAGACGGCGACAAGATTGCGGCTCTGGCAGAGGAAGGCATGAACCGCGCCAGCATCGGCATTCAGGATTTTGATCCCGAGGTGCAGGCAGCAATCGGTCGTATCCAGCCCTATGACGTCACTGCCGCCTGTGTCGCTGAGCTGCGCGCGGCTGGCATTCGATCTCTGAATACCGATCTCGTCTATGGATTGCCCCATCAGGACGCGACACGCATCGCGGATACGGTTGACAAGGTGCTGACACTGGCGCCAGATCGTGTCGCCCTGTTTGGTTATGCCCATGTCCCATGGGTGGCAAAACGGCAGAAGCTGATTGATGATACCGCGCTGCCAGGCGATGAAGCCCGCTACCATCTGGCTGAGCTGGCCGCAGAGGCATTTCGATCTGCCGGATTTGCCAACATCGGCATAGATCATTTTGCGCGCCCTCAGGACCGTTTGAACCTGGCCAGCGAAAATGGCGGCTTGCGGCGAAACTTCCAGGGTTATACGGATGACCGCTGCCCGACGCTGATCGGTGTTGGCGCTTCTTCGATCTCGCGCTTTGAAGGCGGCTATGTGCAGAATGCAGCTGCTACGGCCGCCTATGTTCAGAGGATTGAAGCCGGCGAGCTTGCCGGCGCACGCGGCCATCAACTTACCCAGATCGACAAGGTGCGGGCTCGGGCGATTGAAATGCTGATGTGTGATTTCCTGCTGGATCTCACGGAACTGCGCCAGCGGTACGGGCCCATATGCCAGCAGCTGACTGCGGATCTGGAGGAGGTCACCGCGACCTACGGTGAACTGGTGACCTGGGCGGACGACGCCCTCCGTATCAAACCCGAAGGGCGCGCGCTGACCCGGATCATCGCCAGCGCATTCGACGCGCATAAACCGGAGGGTGTCCGCTACAGCCAGGCCTCCTGA
- a CDS encoding NnrU family protein → MSTDWTGFTLAMTVFIVSHFLPRLADLRGRLIATLGRRAYFSAYGLLSLGVFGWVIVAAADAPYVELWPPSDWLRWAPMLTMPLVFVLTSCGLGVETPFTLGGRRSSDPTRDDPGRAALSRHPILLALALWSLSHLLANGDLAHAIVFGGSFLLAGAAILLFDLKARATLGADAAAYFATTAVFSLRPILNSGWRQQHLRDLAIRAALGLLLWAAALHLHERVIGVSPLPV, encoded by the coding sequence ATGTCAACCGATTGGACGGGTTTCACCCTTGCCATGACAGTGTTTATCGTCAGCCATTTCCTGCCACGCCTCGCAGATCTGCGCGGGCGACTGATCGCAACCCTTGGTCGCCGCGCCTATTTCTCGGCCTACGGGCTTTTGTCACTCGGAGTGTTCGGCTGGGTCATCGTAGCCGCGGCTGATGCGCCTTATGTCGAACTCTGGCCGCCATCTGATTGGTTGCGATGGGCCCCGATGCTGACAATGCCCTTGGTCTTTGTGCTGACAAGCTGCGGTTTGGGCGTGGAAACCCCCTTTACGCTTGGAGGACGGCGCAGTTCCGATCCGACGCGGGATGATCCCGGGCGCGCCGCGCTCAGCCGCCATCCGATCCTCTTGGCGCTGGCACTCTGGTCGCTATCACATCTGCTGGCCAACGGCGATTTGGCTCATGCGATTGTGTTTGGTGGATCCTTTCTCCTGGCCGGTGCTGCAATCCTGCTCTTTGACCTTAAGGCACGCGCAACGCTTGGTGCGGACGCAGCGGCTTATTTCGCAACTACCGCCGTGTTCTCGCTACGCCCGATCCTCAACTCAGGCTGGCGGCAACAGCACCTGCGGGATCTGGCCATACGGGCTGCTCTTGGCCTGTTGCTCTGGGCGGCCGCGTTACATTTGCATGAGCGCGTGATCGGCGTTTCACCCTTGCCAGTCTAA
- a CDS encoding ImuA family protein has product MTTSTLPYFPLKRGRVHEVCGPGSFGFLAALMAQTCGPTLWIRESHRPEYINPMGLGEFADPSQMLVANVTHQTDGLASAEEALRERAVALVAIDISKPLSLTAGRRLQLAAKTGNSTGLCLIPEGMGSNAAESRWRCRPLFHAQDSTHFHWSLIKNKSGTVGSWHVRWNRTSRRVDMVSPVSE; this is encoded by the coding sequence ATGACCACTTCAACGCTCCCATATTTTCCACTCAAGCGCGGACGCGTACATGAAGTCTGCGGTCCTGGCAGTTTTGGGTTTCTTGCAGCTTTGATGGCCCAGACCTGCGGACCCACGCTTTGGATACGTGAAAGCCACCGTCCAGAATATATCAACCCTATGGGGCTAGGTGAATTTGCAGATCCCTCTCAGATGCTGGTTGCAAATGTGACGCATCAGACCGATGGGCTTGCCAGTGCCGAGGAGGCGTTGCGGGAGCGCGCTGTCGCATTGGTCGCGATCGACATCAGCAAACCTCTCAGCCTTACTGCCGGGCGGCGTCTGCAACTCGCGGCGAAGACAGGAAACAGCACCGGGCTTTGCCTTATCCCTGAAGGGATGGGCAGCAATGCCGCCGAAAGCCGCTGGCGCTGTCGACCTCTATTTCATGCACAGGACTCGACTCATTTTCACTGGAGTCTTATTAAGAACAAATCGGGAACGGTTGGATCTTGGCATGTTCGATGGAATCGCACGTCGCGTCGTGTCGATATGGTTTCACCGGTTAGCGAGTGA